One Rhododendron vialii isolate Sample 1 chromosome 2a, ASM3025357v1 genomic region harbors:
- the LOC131317833 gene encoding probable WRKY transcription factor 40, which yields MDSTRADTASLNLNLNINPDEACNGETTLESELKEELNRMGSENKKLKEMLFILCGNHDSLRKDPANFPSNLKKRKAEVIENLGVAIGSFSDGNNESSPCCGIGGGGNSWKRPRETILRTNVSRVYVKTDPLDTTLVVKDGYQWRKYGQKVTRDNPSPRAYFKCSIAPNCPVKKKVQRSVEDTSLLVATYEGDHNHHHPNCQAEVSLGFNQLASPNYNNSSSPSPSPRKNPSPMLDSIGPRIDVSSFQQLLVEKMANSLTGNPSFTAAIAAAISTRIFDHDLTESCENTV from the exons ATGGATTCAACAAGGGCAGATACAGCTAGTCTCAACCTCAACCTCAACATTAATCCCGATGAAGCCTGCAATGGTGAAACAACC CTGGAGAGTGAATTAAAGGAAGAGTTGAATCGGATGGGTAGTGAGAACAAGAAGCTAAAGGAAATGTTATTTATTCTGTGTGGAAATCACGACTCCCTTCGAAAGGATCCTGCAAATTTTCCCTCCAatttgaagaagagaaaagCCGAAGTAATTGAGAATTTGGGAGTTGCAATTGGAAGTTTTAGTGATGGAAATAATGAGAGCAGCCCATGTTGTGGTATTGGTGGTGGAGGAAATTCATGGAAGAGGCCAAGGGAAACCATATTAAGGACTAATGTTTCTAGGGTTTATGTGAAGACTGATCCACTTGATACAACCCTA GTAGTGAAGGACGGATATCAATGGAGAAAATATGGTCAAAAGGTCACTAGAGATAACCCTTCTCCTAGAGCTTACTTCAAGTGCTCCATTGCACCAAATTGCCCTGTTAAAAAGAAG GTGCAAAGAAGTGTGGAAGATACATCTTTGTTAGTGGCAACCTATGAAGGagaccacaaccaccaccaccccaaTTGTCAAGCTGAGGTGTCTTTGGGCTTCAACCAATTAGCTAGCCCAAACTATAACAACTCttcaagcccaagcccaagcccaagaaaAAACCCAAGCCCAATGCTTGATTCTATTGGGCCCCGAATCGATGTGTCTTCATTTCAACAGCTCTTGGTTGAAAAAATGGCAAATTCCTTGACCGGAAATCCGAGTTTCACCGCAGCAATCGCCGCCGCGATTTCAACCAGGATTTTTGACCACGATTTGACGGAGAGTTGCGAAAACACTGTCTAG